In Xiphophorus maculatus strain JP 163 A chromosome 9, X_maculatus-5.0-male, whole genome shotgun sequence, the genomic window GTTCAGTTTAGTTGTATTTTAGTcctaattttactttaatgactgtgtttgatttttgtctttttttcttcctttattatcaatattgtattttaattgggTTTTGATATAAGTAGTTttgatttgtaaatgtttgttgCTACCAGTCTGGGCCAGGTCTCTtttgaaaaagagatttttaatctcaatgaataaataaaggttacatacatacatattaTGTTGTAcattatgatgtaaagctcaaaatagctaattttacataataatccCCTTAGAAAACTACAAGATAAAACTATTATTTCtcaatatagattttttttcagtcatagTTTTTGTCAGTGAATGCATTTACTCAGTGAAAAGGTTGGATTTTACTTAATATGGCAGTGTACGATTATATAATGACATTTAAAGACTTATTAAAAATTAGTTTTCGTCAGAGACAGCCAACATGCGAAAACGAGCCATAATTACCAACGTTATGCCCCAGTCATACACAGATTAATTGTGCACCTATTGGTCGAAGGTTTGAGTCAGCATATTGTTGAAGTAACGCaggggaaataaatatggagtGGAAAGAGTGAAATGACTTACAGACTAAAGATATTCTAATGATATTAAACATTGGACTGCATCCATTTGTATGAAATAGTTGTTAAAGATAATGACTTATGTACAGTAGTATATTTTAGTGTAAATGTAAGAAGTGGGATCTTACCTGTGGTGGTTAGGTACTCCTCTTGAACAATCAGCTTCACTTCATTTGTGCTATGTATTTTTGATAAATCCATGACCAAAATGGCCCAGTAAGTTTCACTGTGGTTTAGGCTCAGATTGGTGATGTGAAATTGTATGGAAGAATCTTCAGGgtaaattttaaattcatttttgtagtATGGATATTCagagatttttctttgctttcctAAACATCTATAGACAGCAATGTGACTCTTATATGTGATGGTAGTGTTAAATTTGAAGTGAAGTGAGATGTTTTGGCCGACGGTCCCAATGACATCTGCATGGCTGGGGTCTGTAAACAGTAATTACAACAGACACTTATGAAGTATTATGAACACATATACAGCAAAACAATGTAAGAAGTGTTGGAATGATTACTTACACTTTGGTATGGATTCAAAGTGGTGGcctttttattgtaaatagtCACTGTGTTTATTCttctttgaataattaatacTTATAAATTTTGTTGACACTGATGGGATCTAATCAGTCAAATTGATCTCATAGTTAGAAATATATATCTATTATCTATGAAGTCAAGTaagagaaaataacttttgcattttaaaattacaccAAGACTGTAACATGGTGGTTAAAACTCTACAAGTTTTAACTGTACAACTCttcatatttttctatattcattaatacattattacattattacaatattacattttaaaacaacaaaaaaactgatggTATGCTAGCTTTAATTGCTCgccatttgtttttgtcataaatatttGACATGGAGAATTAAagatagataaaaaaatatgaggGTTATGAGAAATATGTCAAAACCCTcctttaaaagatgtttttgaaGCATGAGCCAcaaatttatttagctttaaaaatcaagaaaaataattaattcataTCAGTTCAGCTCATTTATAGAATGCCAATTCACATGTAAACTCAAAGCATAATTAAATATCTTGTAGTTCTCCTTTTGAGTGGCTTGTATTGGTGTTTGACTTGTATTTCTGTCAACTGAGTTCGCTAACAATTGCCTAAGTGTGTAAATATTTAAGACTGAAGACagtaatgtaattattttcccccaaaaatgATCCAGTATAGCTTTTCAGGTATGTGACAGTCACAATGTCCCACTTTTAAGTCTATTTTCAGAGGTGAAAAACCGCAGTAGATGCCACAACCAAATTGTGAACACTTCCCTCAAGAAGTACAATGAGGAATAAACCTGTTACACTTAAAGAATCACTGTGTTGACTTAATAGagagcaaaaatactaaaatgtcAACAAATCCCTCCTTCACACACACtgttaaatacataaacaggAGCAAAATATCAAATACGTGAATTAAGTTGTTAATCTTTTgagaaaaatcctaaaaactTAGAAAACCAAATGTCAACCAGCACTAGttatgaataaaacatcttaCCATAGAAAACCATGTGAGCTGTGACGATTAAAACTAACCCAAGAGGCTTTGCGAAGCCGTTTTCAACCATGATAACGCGTTCTGCTTTCAGGCCTGCCGTGATGGCCCTTCCAATTTTTGGTCCTACAGATACTTTGACTGTCGTTGTTATCGTCCAACCTTAGCTTTTCTTGTCAAGTAGTAGTAGTTTTTTCCTCCTCTACAGGGAGGAAGCAGTAGGCAGGAACTTGCACAAACACCGACGTATATCAGCCTACTGCATCAGAAGCGCCTCCTGTTTCGAAGACTTCAAAGAGCTTCATGGACATGTGGTGTAGACTGTGTGGAGCAGGATGTCACGCGCATGATGTGAATTCAGGAGGAGCAAATACTTCTTTCAGGTTTCAGAAGAGAACCACTTAAAACTGTCacataaaaggtttttttttatatggtcattttaaaatagtcCTTTAATCAGAATCCTATTCATAAATTGACAAAACAAAGCTTCATatagattttcttctttcagaaaataactagagtttctgttttacttcacTGGAGTCATATTTTATGAGTAATCTGTTAAAATGGTAtggattaatatttaatttcagccTTCTTATCTAATGCAATTTCAATGTATATTATTAAGACTTTGTCTCCCTTTTCGCTCGGTTTCAGTTGCTCAGAATGACATACTTATGAACCCAAGtgactaatatttttaaattttagaaaacTTGGTAAAGAACCACATATCAATTATTCTTCAGGGACCTTTAAATGGGGCTACAGAGTGATGCAGTTGCTAAtattgttgccttgcagcaagaaggtcctgggtttgaatccagGCCTTGAGTCTTTATGCACGGAGtgtgcatgttctccctgtgcatgtgtgggttctctacaagtgctccagctttctcccacagtccaaaaatatgactgtgATGATGATTGAGCTCTCTAAATTCCTCTTAGGTTTGCGTGCATGATTTTTTATCCTGACTGTCGGGGTGTTGccctggcaacctgtccagggtgtacatCTCGCCCATTGACCactggagacaggcaccagctCCAATGGCAACCCTCCCAGGGACAAGTATGTaaaataatggatggatgggttttGAAATTAGCAGTCTGTCAACtcaatacctttttttttcattttttattaataccaCAGTTTATAAGCTGttatcaggggtctcaaactccagtcctcgatggccgcagtcctgcaacttttagatgtgcctctgctgcagcagacctgatcagaataattaggtcaataaggctctggagaactgatctacacaaggaggaggtaattaagtcatttcattccagtgttttgtacctgtgacacatctaaaaactgcagccctcgaggactggagtttgagacccctgtgtTAAATAGTATTTTGACACCTGTTTCCCTCAAATGCCCTAAAGTCAACCCTGGATATCTTGAAGATAAGACATTCCTTCTGGatattattttgctttattttgtcctCCACTTGTCcacttttcttatttgtttatgttgcaTAATATGCCAACATGGAGAGGTGAAGTTAATAATTGAAAAAGCAGCTTTCAGGGCAGTACTTTTTACAGAAAACCTGGACAACTAGTAAAATAGTACAAGAAGGTTTAAATACGAAGAGCACAAAATTACAGAGTGGTTTAAAATTTTGTACTAGAGAGGTGTACCTAATAGAGTGGCTGGTCAGTGTAGATTAGTCGAGAATGATCTCCAGGCTGAGTTCCTAGCATGTTGCCTACCTTGAACACACCCAAACTCTTGCCAGGATCCTGCGCTACTTTGTCAACACTATGAAAATAATTAAGCAATTTATTTAAGCTATTTTAAGGGATAGAAACATCTAGAAACCTTTGTGAAACCAATATCTGAACTAAGAAGCTGCCTAATAACAGTGATGGTAAACTTAACAAGTGAAAGTACAAATCACAC contains:
- the LOC111609684 gene encoding uncharacterized protein LOC111609684, with product MVENGFAKPLGLVLIVTAHMVFYDPSHADVIGTVGQNISLHFKFNTTITYKSHIAVYRCLGKQRKISEYPYYKNEFKIYPEDSSIQFHITNLSLNHSETYWAILVMDLSKIHSTNEVKLIVQEEYLTTTVPPETSTFTKTTNNGSSSFFSSQIVTVIVVSPFLLLAALLPFLVICLPKPKDQTQEGRQRSSTPTTQETVEVTVSTTDQSLVYSVLDFPKRPPSAVELGSNETEYATVSYLPEKKLRPNTNK